The following are from one region of the Primulina eburnea isolate SZY01 chromosome 17, ASM2296580v1, whole genome shotgun sequence genome:
- the LOC140818092 gene encoding uncharacterized protein, protein MAPRSHRLSSRRTPRKFLFILLLILGPIGVIGIFAYSQKISYFFRPIWDNPPPPFEHLPHYYAENVSMGNLCNLHGWSLRSEPRRVFDGIIFSNELDMLEIRWNELYPYINKFVILEANTTFTGIPKPLYFATNRKRFAFAEEKVVHGVFPGRIASYGSHEDPFKLEAEHRIAMNGLLRQAGIAVGDLLIISDTDEIPSPHTVKLLKWCDGAPSVLHLEMKNYMYSFEFPVDYSSWRATIHIYNQHTQYRHSRQTDVIFSDAGWHCSFCFRYLREFAFKMTAYSHADRVRRKEFLKYSRIQELICRGDDLFDMLPEEYSFKDLIKKMGSIPRSASAVHIPAYLIENAKKFEFLLPGGCLRSPG, encoded by the coding sequence ATGGCCCCAAGATCTCACCGTCTCTCCTCCAGACGCACTCCTCGAAAGTTCCTTTTCATTCTTCTCTTAATACTTGGACCAATTGGTGTCATTGGAATTTTTGCCTACAGTCAGAAGATCTCATATTTTTTCCGCCCGATATGGGACAATCCTCCTCCTCCATTCGAGCACTTACCACATTATTATGCAGAGAATGTTTCTATGGGAAACCTTTGTAATCTGCATGGTTGGTCCTTAAGATCAGAGCCACGCAGAGTTTTTGATGGAATCATATTCAGCAATGAACTGGACATGCTTGAGATTCGGTGGAACGAACTCTATccatatattaataaatttgtAATCCTGGAAGCTAATACTACTTTCACAGGTATTCCAAAGCCTCTCTACTTCGCTACAAATCGCAAGAGATTTGCTTTTGCAGAAGAAAAAGTGGTCCATGGGGTATTCCCGGGTAGAATTGCATCATACGGGTCACATGAAGACCCATTCAAACTCGAAGCAGAGCACCGTATAGCCATGAATGGGCTGCTTCGTCAGGCTGGTATAGCAGTTGGTGACCTACTCATCATATCAGACACCGATGAAATCCCAAGTCCCCATACTGTGAAACTACTGAAATGGTGTGACGGGGCTCCTTCTGTGCTTCATCTTGAAATGAAGAATTATATGTATTCCTTCGAGTTCCCAGTCGACTATAGCAGCTGGCGTGCTACCATCCACATATACAACCAACATACCCAATACCGTCATTCTCGCCAGACTGATGTTATTTTCTCTGATGCAGGGTGGCATTGTAGCTTTTGCTTTCGGTATCTTAGAGAATTTGCATTCAAAATGACAGCATATAGTCATGCGGACCGGGTAAGGAGAAAAGAGTTTTTGAAATATTCAAGAATTCAGGAACTCATATGTCGGGGAGATGATTTGTTCGATATGTTGCCTGAGGAGTATTCTTTCAAGGACTTGATCAAGAAAATGGGTTCAATTCCCAGGTCGGCCTCTGCAGTTCATATTCCTGCATATTTGATTGAAAATGCGAAGAAGTTCGAGTTCCTACTTCCCGGAGGCTGTTTACGTTCACCGGGCTGA
- the LOC140818595 gene encoding probable clathrin assembly protein At4g32285: MASNTVRKAIGAVKDHTSISLAKVTGNVAPDLEVLIVKATTHEDEPSDDKYVREILNMLSHSGGYVIACVSAISKRMRKTRDWVVAVKTLMLVNRLLIDGDPGFGQEIMLASRKGTRVLNLSDFRDEAHSSSWEHSGFVRNYAFYLDQKLDFMMCERKPSVFHGEKKRYEYGYGELRDQARYDTDKRLRLYEDLNEMQTERKEVTTDGEMEPWRILERLIQLLQILDRLLASKPTGAAKNSRMVLVALSLIVKDSFRLYADASNSLNFLLDHFLELEYASCVKAFDVYVNASKIFDELVVFYGWCKDIGVLRSSEFPEVQKITDKLLGTLEGFLREKANRPKSTEEIKEEVFMEIKEEKGPDIYEIKALPPPENYNSPTMPQSLDEPKQQVTGDLVNLKDAISADEYGNKLALSLFSAPAPAIKNDAWEEFSTDGEPVLTSAWQNPAAESGKADWELALVESASHLSQQKANLAGGFDSLLLSGMYDQGAIRQQTNNSEMSVGSSSSVALPLTSKHMPVLALPAPDGTLQPVGQQDPFAASLCVPPPSYVQIADMEKKQVLLTQEQRLWQQYASNGMQGQMVLANIAGTASYYGTPQAGYYYSPY, encoded by the coding sequence ATGGCATCTAACACTGTCAGAAAGGCAATCGGGGCGGTGAAGGATCATACTAGCATAAGTTTAGCCAAAGTGACGGGCAATGTTGCCCCTGACCTTGAGGTGTTGATTGTGAAAGCCACAACACATGAAGATGAGCCTTCAGATGACAAGTATGTGAGGGAAATATTGAATATGTTATCGCATTCAGGAGGGTATGTTATAGCATGTGTTTCAGCGATTTCAAAGAGGATGAGAAAAACCCGTGATTGGGTTGTGGCAGTGAAGACCTTGATGCTTGTGAATAGATTGCTGATTGATGGGGACCCGGGTTTTGGACAGGAGATTATGTTGGCCAGTCGGAAGGGGACAAGGGTTCTAAATTTGTCAGATTTTCGAGATGAGGCTCACTCAAGCTCGTGGGAACATTCAGGATTTGTGAGGAACTATGCGTTTTATTTGGACCAGAAGCTTGATTTTATGATGTGTGAGAGGAAACCTAGTGTTTTTCATGGTGAGAAGAAGAGGTATGAGTATGGGTATGGAGAGCTTAGAGATCAAGCTCGTTATGATACGGACAAAAGGTTGAGGTTATACGAAGATCTGAATGAAATGCAAACGGAGAGGAAAGAAGTGACAACTGATGGGGAAATGGAGCCCTGGAGAATTTTGGAGAGATTAATTCAGTTGctccagattcttgatcgacTATTGGCTTCTAAACCAACAGGAGCTGCTAAGAACAGTAGGATGGTGCTTGTGGCACTATCCTTGATTGTAAAAGACAGTTTTAGGCTTTATGCAGATGCATCTAATTCATTGAATTTTTTGCTCGACCATTTTTTGGAGCTAGAATATGCTAGCTGTGTTAAGGCTTTTGATGTGTATGTTAATGCGTCAAAGATATTTGATGAGCTTGTTGTGTTCTATGGTTGGTGTAAGGACATAGGGGTGCTGAGATCATCGGAATTCCCTGAAGTGCAGAAAATTACGGATAAACTTTTGGGAACTCTTGAGGGGTTCCTGAGGGAAAAGGCTAATAGGCCAAAGAGCACAGAGGAAATCAAGGAAGAGGTTTTCATGGAAATCAAAGAGGAGAAAGGGCCTGATATATATGAAATCAAAGCTCTCCCTCCACCAGAAAATTACAACTCTCCGACCATGCCCCAGTCCCTAGACGAGCCGAAGCAGCAGGTCACTGGAGACCTGGTGAATTTGAAAGATGCGATCTCGGCTGATGAATATGGCAATAAATTGGCACTCTCTTTGTTTTCTGCACCTGCTCCTGCCATAAAAAATGACGCTTGGGAAGAATTTTCGACTGATGGAGAGCCTGTCTTGACTTCAGCATGGCAGAATCCGGCAGCTGAGAGTGGTAAAGCTGACTGGGAATTAGCCTTGGTGGAATCCGCCAGCCATTTATCACAGCAAAAGGCAAATCTCGCTGGTGGCTTCGATTCATTGCTATTGAGTGGAATGTATGATCAGGGGGCCATAAGGCAACAAACTAATAATTCTGAAATGAGCGTTGGAAGTTCAAGCAGTGTAGCATTGCCACTAACAAGCAAACATATGCCAGTTTTGGCATTACCTGCACCAGATGGAACGCTCCAACCAGTCGGGCAACAGGATCCATTTGCAGCATCTCTTTGCGTGCCACCACCTTCTTATGTTCAAATAGCTGATATGGAGAAGAAACAAGTGTTACTGACACAGGAACAGCGGCTTTGGCAGCAATATGCAAGCAATGGGATGCAAGGACAAATGGTCTTGGCCAATATTGCTGGTACTGCGAGCTACTACGGAACACCGCAAGCTGGGTATTATTACTCACCCTACTAA